A genomic window from Punica granatum isolate Tunisia-2019 chromosome 2, ASM765513v2, whole genome shotgun sequence includes:
- the LOC116198147 gene encoding protein DETOXIFICATION 46, chloroplastic-like: protein MLLCKALVQSPGTPLLRSRPSRLPPPLFLSPPRFFFKPHTARAPLPLRAEPLHLTRCISSQGHGVVEQEEPGTETVGGGGDDFGSSEEKEEEEEERGAETGEELAEQGLLKQMKEIVKFAGPATGLWLCGPLMSLIDTAVIGQGSSLELAALGPATVLCDYMSYIFMFLSVATSNMVATSLAQQDKDEVQHQISVLLFVGLNCGLLMLLFTKFFGSWALTAFSGPKNVHIVPAANTYIQIRGIAWPFVLIGWVAQSASLGMKDSWGPLKALAAASAVNGIGDIILCTFLGYGIAGAAWATMVSQVIAAYMMIAALNEKGYNAFALSVPSAGELVSIIGLAAPVFITMTSKVAFYSLLIYFATSMGTITVAAHQVMLQTFSMCTVWGEPLSQTAQSFMPELIYGQKRSLEKAKTLLKSLVIIGAILGVTLGSVGTFIPWCFPRIFTSDHDVIREMHTVLIPYFMALSVTPPTHSLEGTLLAGRDLKFISASMSGCLAWGALLLMLVSSKGFGLMGCWFALSGFQWARFFIALRRLISPNSFLNSDCKLEKLRAA from the exons ATGCTGCTCTGCAAAGCCCTAGTTCAGTCCCCGGGCACCCCACTTCTCCGGAGCCGCCCTTCTCGACTGCCGCCTCCTCTGTTCCTGAGCCCACCTCGCTTCTTCTTCAAACCTCACACTGCCCGTGCCCCTCTCCCGTTAAGGGCCGAACCTTTGCATCTTACTCGCTGCATCAGCAGCCAGGGCCATGGGGTTGTCGAGCAGGAAGAACCCGGAACCGAAACAGTCGGCGGTGGGGGTGATGATTTTGGGTCGTCtgaggagaaggaggaggaggaggaggagagggggGCGGAGACGGGAGAGGAGCTGGCGGAGCAGGGGTTGTTGAAGCAGATGAAGGAGATTGTCAAGTTCGCCGGGCCCGCTACGGGGCTGTGGCTTTGTGGGCCGCTGATGAGTCTCATTGACACCGCCGTCATTGGACAGGGAAGCTCCCTTGAGCTCGCGGCTCTTG GTCCAGCGACGGTTCTCTGTGATTATATGAGCTATATTTTTATGTTCCTCTCAGTTGCTACTTCCAATATGGTTGCAACCTCATTGGCACAACAG GACAAAGACGAGGTGCAGCATCAAATATCAGTCTTACTCTTTGTTGGGTTGAATTGTGGCTTGTTGATGCTTCTTTTCACAAAATTCTTTGGCTCATGGGCATTAACTG CTTTTTCTGGCCCAAAAAATGTACATATTGTGCCTGCTGCAAATACGTACATTCAG ATTCGAGGCATAGCATGGCCTTTTGTCCTCATTGGATGGGTAGCTCAAAGTGCGAG TCTCGGCATGAAAGACTCATGGGGACCTTTGAAGGCGCTTGCAGCTGCCAGTGCTGTGAATGGCATCGGTGACATCATCCTCTGCACCTTCCTAGGTTATGGCATTGCAGGCGCAGCATGGGCCACAATGGTCTCACAA GTTATTGCAGCTTACATGATGATTGCAGCTCTTAACGAGAAAGGGTACAATGCTTTTGCATTATCTGTTCCATCAGCTGGTGAACTCGTCTCCATTATCGGGCTTGCAGCTCCTGTCTTCATCACTATGACGTCAAAG GTGGCCTTCTACTCACTCCTTATATATTTTGCCACATCTATGGGCACGATTACTGTGGCCGCTCACCAG GTCATGCTTCAAACGTTTAGCATGTGTACAGTGTGGGGTGAGCCTCTGTCTCAAACTGCTCAATCTTTTATGCCTGAGTTGATATATGGACAGAAGCGAAGCTTAGAAAAG GCTAAAACGCTGTTAAAGTCTCTGGTGATCATTGGAGCTATACTTGGAGTAACCTTGGGAAGTGTTGGAACCTTCATTCCTTGGTGCTTCCCCCGTATCTTTACATCTGATCACGATGTCATTCGAGAG ATGCATACGGTTCTAATTCCATATTTCATGGCGTTATCTGTGACGCCGCCCACACATAGCCTCGAGGGTACATTGCTG GCTGGACGAGATCTCAAGTTCATCAGTGCATCGATGAGCGGATGCCTTGCTTGGGGTGCTCTTCTACTAATG CTTGTGAGCAGTAAAGGTTTCGGTTTAATGGGTTGCTGGTTCGCCCTCTCGGGATTCCAATGG GCTCGGTTTTTCATTGCCCTTCGGCGCCTCATTTCCCCCAACAGTTTCTTGAACTCAGACTGTAAACTCGAGAAGCTTAGAGCCGCTTAG
- the LOC116198031 gene encoding protein DETOXIFICATION 46, chloroplastic-like yields MLLCRTLAHSPSIPLLRRSRPSRPLSPPLPCPPNFFFKPQSAAASLLLKPRSFPGIRCISSHGHGTIEQGEPETGAFEAGGDDFGSLEEERPVVAAEAGEKLAEQGLWKQMTEIVKFAGPATGLWICGPLMSLIDTAVVGQGSSTELAALGPATVLSDSISYIFMFLSIATSNMVATSLARQDKNEVQHQISILLFVGLTCGFFMLLFTKFFGSWALTGFTGSKNVHLVPAANTYVQIRGLAWPFVLIGWVAQSASLGMKDSWGPLKALAVASAVNGIGDIILCIFMDYGIAGAAWATMVSQVIAAYMMITSLNEKGYNAYAVSVPSIDELMSIIGIAAPAFVTMMSKVAFFSLLTYVATSTGTITVAAHQVVVQLFFMGTVWGEPLCQTAQSFMPELIYGAKRSLEKAGTLLKSLLIIGVILGVILGSIGTVVLQFFPSTFTSDHSVIREVHKVLIPYFIALSVTPPTLSLEGTLLAGRDLKFISASMSGCFVLGSILLLLVSRKGFGLVGCWYALSGFQWARFLLALQRLISPNSILNSEDLSRYKLEKLKTA; encoded by the exons ATGCTGCTCTGCAGAACCCTGGCTCATTCCCCCAGCATCCCTCTTCTCCGGAGGAGCCGCCCCTCTCGGCCCCTATCTCCTCCCCTCCCCTGCCCACCTAACTTTTTCTTCAAACCTCAATCTGCCGCCGCCTCCCTGCTGCTAAAGCCTAGATCTTTTCCGGGCATTCGATGCATCAGCAGCCACGGCCACGGCACCATCGAGCAGGGCGAACCCGAAACGGGAGCATTCGAGGCCGGCGGCGATGATTTTGGGTCGTTGGAGGAGGAGAGGCCGGTGGTGGCGGCGGAGGCGGGAGAGAAGCTGGCGGAGCAGGGGTTGTGGAAGCAGATGACCGAGATTGTCAAGTTTGCAGGGCCTGCCACCGGTCTTTGGATTTGTGGGCCTCTGATGAGCCTCATCGACACAGCCGTCGTTGGCCAGGGAAGCTCCACTGAGCTCGCCGCCCTTG GTCCGGCAACGGTCCTCTCGGATTCAATAAGCTATATCTTTATGTTCCTCTCAATTGCTACTTCCAATATGGTTGCGACTTCCTTGGCACGGCAG GACAAGAATGAAGTGCAGCATCAAATATCAATCTTGCTCTTTGTCGGGTTGACTTGTGGCTTCTTCATGCTTCTTTTCACCAAATTCTTCGGTTCATGGGCATTAACGG GTTTTACTGGATCAAAAAATGTACATCTTGTGCCTGCAGCAAATACCTATGTTCAG ATTCGAGGCCTAGCATGGCCTTTTGTCCTCATTGGATGGGTAGCTCAAAGTGCTAG TCTAGGCATGAAAGACTCATGGGGACCTCTTAAAGCTCTTGCTGTTGCCAGTGCTGTAAATGGCATTGGTGACATAATCCTCTGCATCTTCATGGACTATGGCATTGCTGGAGCAGCTTGGGCTACGATGGTCTCACAA GTTATTGCAGCTTACATGATGATTACATCACTAAATGAGAAAGGTTACAATGCATATGCAGTCTCTGTTCCATCAATTGACGAACTCATGTCAATCATCGGGATTGCAGCTCCGGCTTTCGTAACTATGATGTCAAAG GTGGCTTTTTTCTCGCTTCTTACATATGTTGCCACATCGACAGGCACCATTACTGTGGCTGCTCACCAG GTCGTAGTTCAGCTGTTTTTCATGGGTACGGTGTGGGGTGAGCCTCTATGTCAGACTGCCCAGTCGTTTATGCCTGAGTTGATATATGGAGCGAAACGAAGCTTGGAAAAG GCTGGAACGCTCCTTAAGTCTCTCTTGATAATCGGAGTTATACTTGGAGTAATTTTAGGGAGCATTGGAACCGTCGTTCTTCAATTCTTCCCTAGTACCTTTACATCTGATCACAGTGTCATTCGAGAG GTGCATAAGGTTCTGATTCCATACTTCATTGCATTATCCGTGACACCTCCCACGCTTAGCCTCGAGGGTACATTGCTG GCTGGACGTGATCTCAAGTTTATTAGTGCATCGATGAGCGGATGCTTTGTCTTGGGTTCCATTCTACTACTG CTTGTCAGCAGAAAAGGGTTCGGTTTAGTGGGCTGTTGGTATGCCCTCTCGGGATTCCAATGG GCTCGGTTTCTTCTCGCCCTTCAGCGCCTCATTTCCCCTAACAGCATCTTGAACTCGGAGGACCTAAGTCGGTACAAACTCGAGAAGCTTAAGACTGCCTAG